The following coding sequences are from one Candidatus Thermoplasmatota archaeon window:
- the rpl4p gene encoding 50S ribosomal protein L4, which yields MTKVNVYGVDGSIKEKIDLPVLFHTPYRPDVIRKSFNVLRSNMRQPYGSDPFAGTKHATESIGKGRGMSRVPRLTQGQKAALAPCVVGGRRAHPPKAERNWSEKINKKEKKLSILSALAATSDKEKVSNRGHKFNKKITLPVVVEDDFEKIKKTKEVIEALEKIGVYDDIVRAENGKNIRAGKGKIRGRKYRTPKSILIVSTSDEIKKSSGNLTGVDVVKPNEINIKHLAPGGYAGRLTLFTKSALAQIMGW from the coding sequence ATGACCAAGGTTAATGTTTATGGTGTTGATGGTTCAATAAAAGAAAAAATTGATCTACCAGTTTTATTCCATACACCTTATCGCCCTGACGTCATAAGAAAATCATTCAATGTTCTACGTTCTAATATGAGACAACCTTATGGTTCCGATCCTTTTGCTGGTACAAAACATGCGACAGAATCAATTGGCAAAGGACGAGGCATGTCTCGTGTACCAAGGCTCACACAAGGTCAAAAAGCAGCATTAGCTCCATGTGTCGTTGGTGGTAGAAGAGCGCACCCACCAAAAGCAGAACGTAATTGGAGTGAAAAAATAAACAAAAAAGAAAAAAAACTGTCTATACTCTCTGCTCTGGCTGCAACATCTGACAAAGAAAAGGTTTCAAACAGAGGACATAAATTCAACAAAAAAATAACACTCCCTGTTGTAGTTGAAGATGATTTTGAGAAAATCAAAAAAACCAAAGAGGTTATAGAAGCTCTTGAAAAAATAGGGGTATACGATGATATTGTTAGAGCTGAAAATGGTAAAAATATACGCGCTGGTAAAGGAAAAATCAGGGGTAGAAAATACAGGACTCCCAAGTCTATACTGATTGTTTCTACAAGTGATGAAATTAAAAAAAGTTCTGGTAATTTAACTGGTGTAGACGTTGTTAAACCAAATGAGATAAACATAAAGCATCTAGCGCCTGGTGGTTATGCTGGTAGGCTCACACTGTTCACAAAATCTGCTTTGGCACAAATAATGGGGTGGTAG
- a CDS encoding 50S ribosomal protein L23, whose translation MKIVDTYDVIYHPYVTEKTMSLMEKNNALEFIVKRKANKELIKKAVEKMFDVKVSHIQTKITKNGKHAIVTFMPEFKAEDIGMRIGIF comes from the coding sequence ATGAAAATTGTTGACACATATGATGTTATATATCATCCTTATGTCACAGAAAAAACCATGAGCCTCATGGAAAAAAACAATGCGTTAGAGTTTATTGTGAAAAGGAAAGCGAATAAAGAGTTAATTAAAAAAGCTGTGGAGAAAATGTTTGATGTGAAGGTTAGTCACATACAAACAAAGATAACTAAGAATGGTAAACATGCGATTGTTACCTTCATGCCCGAATTTAAGGCTGAGGATATTGGTATGAGAATTGGAATATTTTAG